A part of Candidatus Saccharibacteria bacterium genomic DNA contains:
- a CDS encoding AbrB/MazE/SpoVT family DNA-binding domain-containing protein, which yields MTYHKAIHLVGTVTVGPKGQVVIPSEVRESMEINPGDKLVALYLEEKKSVAFITERQAQEYVIKMGEQFTEFKEKLGENN from the coding sequence ATGACCTATCACAAAGCGATTCATTTGGTGGGCACGGTTACCGTTGGCCCAAAAGGCCAGGTAGTCATTCCGTCGGAAGTACGTGAGTCGATGGAAATAAATCCAGGCGACAAACTGGTCGCACTGTACTTAGAAGAAAAAAAATCGGTGGCGTTTATCACCGAGCGCCAAGCCCAAGAATACGTGATAAAAATGGGCGAACAATTTACAGAATTTAAAGAAAAATTAGGGGAAAATAACTAG